One Gloeomargarita sp. SKYB120 genomic window, ACCACCCCCAATTCCTGTTCAATGGCTTGGGAAAGCGCCACGCAGGTCGCTCCGGGAACGCCCTGCACCCGTAGCTCCACTCGACCGTCCGGGTGAATCACAAACTCAAGGGTCTCCATCGGTCACCACCCCGCCGCCAAATTACCTCAAATTGTAACGAATGTGAGAAGGAATGGCCGATGCTTTGTAATTCTTAATATTCTTAATAGTCGCTGGCCTGGGTTAAACTAAAGGGGGTTGGAGGGCTGCTAGGATGGACCGACGTCCCCCGAGTTATGTGCGCCTGGCGATGCGCAACATGGTGCGCAAGGGGCGCAAATCCCTATGGCATTTCACCTTGACCAGCCTAGGACTGCTGGGGGTGCTGGTGGGCTTGGCCTATTGGACCCGTTGAGCTATGCTGAAGAAATTGACACTGGAGTTGCCCGACCATGACGGTCCTGGAGACGGTGGAACTGACCCAGGCTGAGTACGAGCGCTATTCCCGTCACCTGCTCCTGCCGGGAGTGGGGGTCGCTGGCCAGAAGAAGCTCAAGGCGGCCAAGGTGCTGTGCGTGGGCACTGGCGGTCTGGGGTCGCCAGTTTTGTTGTACTTGGCGGCGGCGGGCATTGGTCACCTGGGCATCGTGGACTTTGATGTGGTGGACATTTCCAACTTGCAGCGCCAGATCATCCACAGCGTGGACCGGCTCGGGCAATCCAAAGCCCAATCGGCCAAGGACCGCATCGCCCAACTGAATCCCCACTGCCAGGTGGAACTGTACGAGACCCAACTGACGGCGGCCAACGCCCTGGACATTCTCCGACCCTACGACGTGATAGTAGACGGCACGGACAATTTCCCCACCCGCTATCTCATCAACGACGCCTGCACGCTGCTGGGCAAGCCCTTTGTGTACGGTTCGATTCTCTGGTTCGAGGGCCAGGTGTCGGTGTTCAACTACCAGGGCGGGCCGACCTACCGAGATTTGTTCCCAGAACCGCCACCGCCAGGGGAGGTGCCCTCGTGCGCCGAAGGAGGTGTGCTTGGCGTCTTGCCGGGCGTGATCGGCGCGTTGCAGGCCACGGAGGTCTTAAAAATTATCCTGGGGATTGGGGAGACGTTGAGCGGTCGGTTGCTGATTTACGACGCTTTAAAAATGAAGTTTCGGGAGTTGAAGTTGCGGCCTCATCCGAACCGGCCTGTCATTAAGGAATTGATAGATTATGAACAGTTCTGCGGTGTGACCCAGGCTCGACAACAGGCACAACAAATGCAGGCGGACATTCCTGAAATCACGGTGCAGGAGTTGCAGCAATTACTGACGACCCAGCCGGACCGGACTTTGTTGGTGGACGTACGCAATCCGGGAGAGTACGAGGTGGCCCGCATTGACGGCGCAGTGTTGATCCCCCTGTCGGAGTTGGAGCAGGGGCCGGGTCTGGACAAGTTAAGGCAACTGTGGAGCGACAAGCAGTTGGTGGTGCATTGCAAGTCGGGGGCGCGCTCTCTGAAGGCGCTGCACTTGATCAAGGAAAAAACGGGTCGGGTGGGCTACAACGTCAAGGGCGGGATTCTGGCCTGGAGCCGCGAAATTGACCCGTCGGTGCCGCAGTATTAACGGGCATGAAAACGGCGCTGATTACTGGGATTACGGGCCAGGACGGTTCCTACCTAGCGGATTTTTTGCTGCAAAAGGGCTACGTGGTGCATGGGATTGTGCGGCGGGCGTCCCTGTTCAATACCAGCCGCATTGACCATCTCTACCGGGACCCCCATGACCCCGAGGCGCGTTTGTTTTTGCACTACGGGGATTTAACCGACGGCACGGGGCTGCGGCGGGTGATTGAGCAGGTGCAGCCGGACGAGGTGTACAACCTGGGGGCCCAGTCCCACGTCAAGGTCTCCTTTGCCCAGCCGGAGTACACTGCTGATGCCGTCGCTACTGGCACTTTGCGCCTGCTGGAGGCGGTGCGGGATTACGAGCAGACTACCGGGCGGCGGGTGAAGTTTTACCAGGCCGGGTCGTCGGAGATGTTTGGGGCGTCGCCACCACCTCAGCACGAAAAAACTCCGTTTTATCCCCGCAGTCCCTACGCGGTGGCTAAGGTGGCGGCCTACTGGTTCTGCGTGAACTACCGGGAGGCCTACGGGATGTTCATCTGCAACGGCATCCTGTTCAACCATGAGAGTCCCCGCCGGGGGGAAACCTTTGTCACGCGCAAGATCACGCGGGCGCTGGGCCGGATCAAGGTGGGCTTGCAAAAGGAACTCTACCTGGGCAACCTGGCGGCCAAGCGGGACTGGGGGTTTGCTGGGGATTATGTCGAAGCCATGTGGTTGATGTTGCAGCAGGATGAACCCGATGATTATGTGATTGCGACAGGAGAGGCTCACTCGGTGCAGGAGTTTTTGGAGGCGGCCTTTGGCCTGGTGGGATTGGACTGGCGGGCGTATGTCAAAATTGACCCGCGCTACTTTCGCCCCACCGAGGTGGACTACCTACTCGGGGATGCCACTAAGGCGCGGGAGAAGCTAGGCTGGCGACCCCGCTGCACCTTCCGGGAACTGGTGCGAATGATGGTGGAGCACGATTTAGAATTGGCCCGTCAGGAGCTGACGCTCAAAGCGGCGGGGCATCGTGTGTATTTGCCGGGCTTGAGCGATTGACAGCCCCCCCCTTGTGCTATTGTGCAAAAAACACGTTTTTTCCGGTGGGAATTGGGGAATCGGGATGGGACCCCAGCGGTTGGAGGCGGCCTTGCGGATGGTCGTGCAAATCCAGAATTGGCTGCTGTTTGCCGACGACCCTCGCGTGCTGTACGACCGGATCGTGCAGGTGCTGGGCGAAACGGTAGGGGTGTCGCGGGTGTACATCTTTGAGCATCACCGGGGCGAGAAAGGGCAACTGCTGACCTCCCAGCGAGCGGAGTGGTGCGCTCCAGGGGTAGCCCCCCAGCGGGACAATCCGCTGTTGCAGAACTTCGACTACCAGGCCCACGGGTTTGACCACTGGCTGGAGGCACTCCAACGGGGTGAAATCCTATGTGGTCGGGTGGCCGATTTTCCCCCACCAGAGCGGGACTGTCTTGCCCGCCAGGACATCGTGAGCATCCTGGTGGTGCCCCTACGGGTGGGCGACGCGCTGTACGGGTTTATCGGGTTTGACGATTGCCAGCAGGAGCGCCCTTGGGACGAGACGGAAATCAACCTGTTGGCATCGGTGGGAACGGCCCTGGCCCAAGCCCTGCGGCAATGGCAACTGCTCCAGTCTGCGCGAGAAACGGAAGCCAGGTACCGAGCGCTGTTTGCCGCCGCCAGCGACGGGATTGTGGTGAGCGACGCCCAAACCGGGCGGATCCTGGAGGTCAATCCCCAGGCGGAGCGGTTGCTGGGCTATCCGCGTGACGACCTGGTGGGACGCGACCAGTGGGCCTGTCACCCGCCAGCGGAACGGGCAATGGCCCAGCGGGAGTTTTTCCAGTGGGTGCAAGCCGGCGGAACCCAACCGGTGCCTGTGCGACTCCAGCGCCGGGATGGGGCCATCGTACTTGTGGAAATCGCGGCGCGGCTTTTGACCTGGCAAGGGCGGCCTTTGCTCCAGAGCATCCTACGGGAAAAGACCGATATCCAGATGGTTTTGGAGGCGGTGCCCTTGGGGATGGCCGTGTTCCAACGGCGGCAATTACAAGCCGTCAATGGAGCGCTGTGCCAAATCCTGGGCTACAGCCGGGTGGAATTGCTGCAGTTGTCCGCCTCGGCGCTGGTGCAGTTGGTGCATCTCCACGACCGTTCTCGGTTGCGTCAAGCCTACCGGCGCTGGTTGCGGGGCGGGGCGGACCAGACGCCCGACGAACTGCGGGTGCGCCATCGAGATGGGGCCTGGCTTAACTTAGCCTGCTATGGGCAAATGTTGAATGTAGGCGGGCGGCGACTCCTGTACCTGACCGTGCAGGATGTCACCGAGAAACACCGCATGGCCGAGGCGCTGCACCAGAGTCTGGCCCAATTTCAATTGACGTTCGAGCGCTCGCCAGCCGGGATGTCCATCACCGACCGGGAAGGACGTTTTTTACGGGTGAACGCTGCGCTGTGTCAACTGTTGCAACGGGATGTCAGCACACTCCTGTCCCAGGACTGTCGGAATTTTATCCATCCTGATGACGCAACTCGCTACGCGGTGGCTAATGGCCGTCTCCTGCGGGATGAAGTTCCCCAGATCACCCTGGAATTGCGCCTACAACCCCAGCCCCAACAAACCCTGCACGTGTTGCTCAGCAAGGTGGTGATTGCCCGCGACGCCGACGGTCAACCGCTGTTGTTTCTCTCGCAACTGGTGGATGTAACCGAGCGGGTCCTGGCTCAGCAGTCGTTGCGCCAGAGCGAGATGCGGTTGAAGCTGGCGGCGCAAGCGGCTGGCCTGCTGGTGTGGGAGTGGGACCTGGTCAGCGATGTCATGGAAATTAGCCGTTACACCCGCGACCCTGGCCTGTACCCGCCAAACGAACCCCAGACTGTGCGTCTCCTCGGTTTGACCTCGCTGCAAAGCGTCCATCCTGAAGACCTGCCTCAGGCCCTGCTGATTCGCCAGCAGTATCAGAACGGGGAAATGGACCAGTGCGAACAGCGCCACCGGGTGTTAACGCCGGACGGGGACTACCGCTGGCTGCAATCCATCAGCCAGTTGATTCGGGACGCCGACGGGCGACCGCTGCGCGTGGTGGGGGTCTCCCAAGACATCACCGACCAGATGAACCTTCTCCAGGCAATGCAAACCCGAGAAGAGCGCCTGCGGGCGGTGGTGGCCGACCAGACTGAGTTAATCTACCGGGCCAAGGCCAACGGCGAACTGGTGTTTGTGAACCCCGCCTTTTGCCGCTACGCTGGACGTGGCGAAGCCGAGTTGTTGCACCAACCCTTTACGCATCCGCTGCATCCCGATGACCAACGCCAGTTTTTAACGCGCCTACAGCGTTTGTCGCCGGAGCGGCCCACTTTTACGCTGGAATGTCGCACGACCGACCCACCCGAGCGTTGGTACGAGTGGACCATCCGCAGTTTTTTTGATGATCAGGGGCGATTGCAGGAAATCCAGGGCATTGGCCGCGACGTGACTGAGAAAAAGCGGATAGAGGCCCAATTGCTACACAAAGCCCTTCATGACTCCCTCACCGGCCTGCCCAATCGTCGTCTGTTTCTGGAACGTCTCCAGCAGGCCCTGGTGCGTTACCGCCAGGAGGGTCACCCCAGCTTTGCCCTGGTGTTTCTGGACCTCGACCGGTTCAAAGGCGTGAATGACAGTTTTGGGCATCTCCAAGGCGACCAACTCCTGATAACCATGACCCAGCGGTTACAGGCAGCCGTGCGGCCTGAGGACACCGTTGCCCGCTTTGGGGGCGATGAATTCGCCCTGTTGCTGGTTTCCCTGGCCGCCGAACAGCTAGACCAGCGTTTGCAGGAATTACAGCAGGTGATTGCCCAACCGCTGACCTTGGCCGGCCAAGCGGTTACGGTGCAGGCCAGTATGGGGGTGGTGTACAGCGCGCCCCACTACCAAACGCCGGAAGAAATGTTACGGGATGCGGATACGGCGATGTATCAGGCGAAGAGTCAAGGACGAGCGCGGTGGGTTGTTTTTACTCCAGTTGGCCGGCATGCCCCTGGCGCTGTCGATCTTGAGATTAAGGCGGCATTGACGGCTGGGCAATTCCAGGTGTATTACCAACCGGTGATGACCGCCGATGGGATGGTCTTGGGGGTGGAGGCATTCTTGCGCTGGCACCATCCGACGCGGGGAGTTTTGTTGCCGGAGACCTTTTTGCCGGATGCAGAAGCAATGGGGCTGCTGGGGGATTTGGACTGGTGGGTGTTGACCACCACGATTGCCCAGATGCAACAGTGGCCGGCGACGTGGGTTCTGTATGTCAACCTTTCGCCTGCTTCGATTAACCAGAGGGATTTTTTGAACCGCTTGGAAGAATTACTGGGCGACAGCGACTTTGACCCCCCACGGTTGCAGCTAGAACTTCATGAACAGTCACTGCGAGATGACTGGGACTGGCTACCGGCAATGCAGGCGTTAGGAGTGGGATTGAGCCTTGATGGTTTTGGCCAGGGGCACCTAGGCAGGATACCAGCTTTACCCGTCGTTAAAACCCTCAAAATTGACCGGGCGTTTGTCCAGCAGTTAACTGTACGGTCTCAGGCGGAGCAACTGGTACAGGCGATGGTC contains:
- a CDS encoding DUF3285 domain-containing protein, with translation MDRRPPSYVRLAMRNMVRKGRKSLWHFTLTSLGLLGVLVGLAYWTR
- a CDS encoding DUF2997 domain-containing protein encodes the protein METLEFVIHPDGRVELRVQGVPGATCVALSQAIEQELGVVTHREWTAEYFQAVVAQPQQQDVHVR
- the gmd gene encoding GDP-mannose 4,6-dehydratase, which gives rise to MKTALITGITGQDGSYLADFLLQKGYVVHGIVRRASLFNTSRIDHLYRDPHDPEARLFLHYGDLTDGTGLRRVIEQVQPDEVYNLGAQSHVKVSFAQPEYTADAVATGTLRLLEAVRDYEQTTGRRVKFYQAGSSEMFGASPPPQHEKTPFYPRSPYAVAKVAAYWFCVNYREAYGMFICNGILFNHESPRRGETFVTRKITRALGRIKVGLQKELYLGNLAAKRDWGFAGDYVEAMWLMLQQDEPDDYVIATGEAHSVQEFLEAAFGLVGLDWRAYVKIDPRYFRPTEVDYLLGDATKAREKLGWRPRCTFRELVRMMVEHDLELARQELTLKAAGHRVYLPGLSD
- a CDS encoding PAS domain S-box protein; the encoded protein is MGPQRLEAALRMVVQIQNWLLFADDPRVLYDRIVQVLGETVGVSRVYIFEHHRGEKGQLLTSQRAEWCAPGVAPQRDNPLLQNFDYQAHGFDHWLEALQRGEILCGRVADFPPPERDCLARQDIVSILVVPLRVGDALYGFIGFDDCQQERPWDETEINLLASVGTALAQALRQWQLLQSARETEARYRALFAAASDGIVVSDAQTGRILEVNPQAERLLGYPRDDLVGRDQWACHPPAERAMAQREFFQWVQAGGTQPVPVRLQRRDGAIVLVEIAARLLTWQGRPLLQSILREKTDIQMVLEAVPLGMAVFQRRQLQAVNGALCQILGYSRVELLQLSASALVQLVHLHDRSRLRQAYRRWLRGGADQTPDELRVRHRDGAWLNLACYGQMLNVGGRRLLYLTVQDVTEKHRMAEALHQSLAQFQLTFERSPAGMSITDREGRFLRVNAALCQLLQRDVSTLLSQDCRNFIHPDDATRYAVANGRLLRDEVPQITLELRLQPQPQQTLHVLLSKVVIARDADGQPLLFLSQLVDVTERVLAQQSLRQSEMRLKLAAQAAGLLVWEWDLVSDVMEISRYTRDPGLYPPNEPQTVRLLGLTSLQSVHPEDLPQALLIRQQYQNGEMDQCEQRHRVLTPDGDYRWLQSISQLIRDADGRPLRVVGVSQDITDQMNLLQAMQTREERLRAVVADQTELIYRAKANGELVFVNPAFCRYAGRGEAELLHQPFTHPLHPDDQRQFLTRLQRLSPERPTFTLECRTTDPPERWYEWTIRSFFDDQGRLQEIQGIGRDVTEKKRIEAQLLHKALHDSLTGLPNRRLFLERLQQALVRYRQEGHPSFALVFLDLDRFKGVNDSFGHLQGDQLLITMTQRLQAAVRPEDTVARFGGDEFALLLVSLAAEQLDQRLQELQQVIAQPLTLAGQAVTVQASMGVVYSAPHYQTPEEMLRDADTAMYQAKSQGRARWVVFTPVGRHAPGAVDLEIKAALTAGQFQVYYQPVMTADGMVLGVEAFLRWHHPTRGVLLPETFLPDAEAMGLLGDLDWWVLTTTIAQMQQWPATWVLYVNLSPASINQRDFLNRLEELLGDSDFDPPRLQLELHEQSLRDDWDWLPAMQALGVGLSLDGFGQGHLGRIPALPVVKTLKIDRAFVQQLTVRSQAEQLVQAMVILARSLGMRTVAVGVETEQQARTLSALGCHALQGNFLSPPLTAEELTARFVP
- the moeB gene encoding molybdopterin-synthase adenylyltransferase MoeB; amino-acid sequence: MTVLETVELTQAEYERYSRHLLLPGVGVAGQKKLKAAKVLCVGTGGLGSPVLLYLAAAGIGHLGIVDFDVVDISNLQRQIIHSVDRLGQSKAQSAKDRIAQLNPHCQVELYETQLTAANALDILRPYDVIVDGTDNFPTRYLINDACTLLGKPFVYGSILWFEGQVSVFNYQGGPTYRDLFPEPPPPGEVPSCAEGGVLGVLPGVIGALQATEVLKIILGIGETLSGRLLIYDALKMKFRELKLRPHPNRPVIKELIDYEQFCGVTQARQQAQQMQADIPEITVQELQQLLTTQPDRTLLVDVRNPGEYEVARIDGAVLIPLSELEQGPGLDKLRQLWSDKQLVVHCKSGARSLKALHLIKEKTGRVGYNVKGGILAWSREIDPSVPQY